A stretch of the Vanacampus margaritifer isolate UIUO_Vmar chromosome 6, RoL_Vmar_1.0, whole genome shotgun sequence genome encodes the following:
- the ucmab gene encoding upper zone of growth plate and cartilage matrix-associated protein isoform X3 gives MFDVPKCETGWRGGERTRRRCFAKRLTDCLKSVISATFGVICVPSPTDCDVFWRLVAEQRQVLAADERRREFHEEKRNEFESYVEEVDDEQNERSRESTEQWREFHYDGMNPPYEYNRQSI, from the exons ATGTTTGACGTTCCCAAGTGCGAGACGGGTTGGCGGGGAGGTGAGAGAACACGACGCCGGTGTTTTGCCAAAAGACTGACAGATTGT TTGAAGTCGGTGATATCTGCTACATTTGGAGTCATTTGTGTCCCGTCTCCAACGGACTGTGATGTCTTCTGGCGTCTTGTAGCCGAGCAGAGGCAAGTTCTGGCTGCCGACGAGCGCAGGAGAGAGTTCCACGAAGAGAAGAGGAACGAGTTTGAGAGCTACGTCGAAGAGGTGGACGACG AACAAAACGAGAGGAGCCGCGAGAGCACGGAGCAGTGGCGAGAGTTTCATTACGACGGGATGAATCCGCCCTACGAGTACAACCGGCAAAGCATCTGA